agagtcatattttgttctaagtattgagttgtaattcttgagttgtaagtaaataaaagtgtgatgattatcattgttagagcattgtcccaagtgaggaaaggatgatggagactatgattcccccacaagtcgggatgagactccggactaaaaaaagaggccataaaaaagatagaaggcccaaataaaaaaagagagaaaaagagagaagggacaatgctactatacttttaccacacttgtgcttcaaagtagcaccatgatcttcatgatagagagtctcctatgatatcactttcatatactagtgtgaatttttcattatagaacttggcttgtatattccaatgatgggcttcctcaaaatgccctaggtcttcgtgagcaagcgagttggatgcacacccacttagttctttttgttgagctttcatatacttatagctctagtgcatccgttgcatggcaatccctactcacccacattgatatctattaatgggcatctccatagcccgttgatacacctagttgatgtgagactatcttctccctttttgtcttctccacaaccaccattctattccacatatagtgctatgtccatggctcacgctcatgtattgcatgaagattgaaaaaggttgagaacatcaaaagtatgaaacaattgcttggcttgtcattggggttgtgcttgatttaaatactttgtgtggcgaagatggagcatagccagactatatgattttgtagggataactttctttggccatattattttgaagagacataattgcttagttagtatgcttgaagtattattatttctatgtcaatattgaacttttgtcttgaatcttccggatctgaatattcataccacagttaagagaattacattgaaattatgccaagtagcattccacatcaaaaattctgtttttatcatttacctactcgaggacgagcaggaattaagcttggggatgcttgatatgtctccaacgtatctataatttttgattgttccatgctatattatatcctattttggacattattaggctttattatacacttttatattattttggggactaacctattaaccggaggcccaacccagaattgttgtttttgcctatttcagagtttcgcaaaaaaagaatatgaaactaagtccaaacggaatgaaaccttcgggaacgtgatttttggaacaaacatgatccagaggacttggaccctatgttaaGAAATCAGCCAGGAGGGCNNNNNNNNNNNNNNNNNNNNNNNNNNNNNNNNNNNNNNNNNNNNNNNNNNNNNNNNNNNNNNNNNNNNNNNNNNNNNNNNNNNNNNNNNNNNNNNNNNNNNNNNNNNNNNNNNNNNNNNNNNNNNNNNNNNNNNNNNNNNNNNNNNNNNNNNNNNNNNNNNNNNNNNNNNNNNNNNNNNNNNNNNNNNNNNNNNNNNNNNNNNNNNNNNNNNNNNNNNNNNNNNNNNNNNNNNNNNNNNNNNNNNNNNNNNNNNNNNNNNNNNNNNNNNNNNNNNNNNNNNNNNNccccaggcgcgccctccacccttgtggggcccacgttgctccaccgacgtactccttcctcctatatatacctatgtacccccaaactaccagatacggagccaaaaccctaattccaccgccataactttctgtatccgtgagatcccatcttggggccttttccagagctccgccagagggggcatcgatcacggagggcttctacatcaacaccatagcctctccaatgaagtgtgagtagtttacttcagaccttcgggtccatagttattatctagatgtcttcttctctcttttctgatctcaatacaaagttctctccctctcttgtggagatctattcgatgtaatcttcttttgcggtgtgcttgttgagaccgatgaattgtgggtttatgatcaagtttatctatgaacgatatttgaatcttctctgaattcttttatgtatgattggttatctttgcaagtctcttcgaattatcagtttggtttggcctactagattgatctttcttgcaatgggagaagtgcttagctttgggttcaatcttgcggcgtcctttcctagtgacagtaggggcagcaaggcacgtattgtattgttgccatcaaggataacaagatggggtttatttcatgttgcatgagtttatccctctacatcatgtcatcttgcttaaagtgttactctgttcttttgaacttaatactctagatgcaggcaggagtcggtctacttgtctcggacgtgatgcctatatacatgatcatacctagatattctcataactatgctcaattctgtcagttgctcaacagtaatctatttacccaccgtaatacttatgctctcgagagaagccactagtgaaacctatggcccctgggtctattttccatcatattaatcttccgtcaacaagctatttccttttccgtttattttgctttctttactttgcatctttatcataaaaatacccaaaatattatcttatcatatctatcagatctcactttcgtaagtgatcgtgaagggattgacaacccctttattgtgttggttgcgaggattttatttgtttgtgtaggtgcgagggactcgtgcctggcctcctactggattgataccttgtttctcaaaaactgagggaaatacttacgctactttgctgcatcaccctttcctcttcaagggaaaaccaacgaagtGCTCACGAGGTAGCACACATCCCAACTTGTTTGCTTGCAGTCAGTTAGGTTCACACAAATATTCTAGACCTTCAAGGAGAGAAGTGTATGACTAGATGGCTAAGGCGAGTTATATTTATTTGGTAATTATGTCCTTGCCATGGCTCGTTATCCATAACAAAAACCTAAGCAGATAGGCCTAAAGAATTTATGGAATAGCCAAAAAATGGCAACACAAAGTTGGAAACTATTAATGACTACtagtatatatacacacacataccaCCCTCCTACGATTGTATGGACTAATTGCTCGCACATCCCTTGCTTGTGTGTGTTTACATACCATAAAAATGCCCACAAGTTCCCTTCCCTCTCTCTTCTAGACATTTTAACCCTCTCAAAATTCGAGAACCTAGGACAGTCTAGAAACCGAGGAGCTAGGTATCATTCCCTTCGAGAATGAGTGGGTCATCGACCAGTGCAAGCGTCAGTGTTGGCGGCAGGCCGAGTGGTTGTAGTGGAGGGCCATGCGGGGCATGCAAGTTCCTGCGACGCAAGTGCGCGGATGATTGCATCTTTGCACCTTATTTCGACTCAGAGCAAGGGGTGGAGCACTTCACCGCGGTGCACAAGGTGTTCGGTGCCAGCAATGTTTCCAAGATCCTTAATCAAGCCCCTCCCCACAAGCGCCTTGATGCCGCCATCACTGTATGTTATGAGGCAAAGGCGCGTCTTCGTGACCCTATCTACGGCTGTGTCGGTGACATCTTCGCCCTCCAACAACGGGTATGTGTATGAACACCCTAAATACTATGTATACTCTCTATCTTTCTTTGTCATATAATTGCAAGATGATGATCAACGGATATTGAATTGGTTCTTTGGAAAGTGCACTTTGATGTGATACTACTTTAGTTCTGATTTTGGCTTTTGGAGTTGTTTGTGCCTTCTTCCAAGGAAGGGAATGGGCCTCCATTTGTAACACGAAAAGCCAACAAGTCAAGCAAATTAAAGGAGTCAATGTAGAAGGAACTTACTATAATTTGATGCACATCCACATCCTACCACCATTAATACTCTCATTACCATTATTTTCTTCATTTAGTTTTGTTCTTCATGCATGATATGTAGTTTGTTGGTGTGTGCATATGTTAAATCACCATACTCCTAGATGGTATGCTCCTTTTTTGCAAACCAACAGGGGACATAGGCCCTAATCCTCACATCCTAACATGTGTGAAATAAGTCTATGCTAATGCAATTCTTGAAGTGGTAGACAGATACCCACCCGCCAAACTCTTTTATTGGATACATTATTTTTTTGCAACACGGTTTTTGCGCATGTCATTTAACTATTTGCTGCTTAATTTTGTCATATTATGTTGTTATGTAGGAAGATGCGATGTGAATTTTGTATCCATTTCAATGATATGATCATATTGCTCTTTCATAGTTTTTTCATGATTTATATATTGATCAATCTCCTCCAGGTAGCGAACCTCCAGGCCGAAGTCGCCTTCCTACAGGCCCACCTCACGACACCGCAACAGCCTTCACCGCCTCCTTTTCTGTCCCCGCCGTACATACCCATGACCACTGAGTTCTCCATTTCTGAACTGGCGTCATTGTCCAATGTCCCAAACACCATTGAACTATCTTCGTTGTTCGACCCGTCGATGCAGTGGGCCTTCCAGCAGCAACACCAACAACCATATGGCCAGACAGGGGAAGGATCTGGCGGTACAGGCAACACCAACTCCAATGGCGATGACTTGCAAGCCCTGGCTAGGGAGCTCTTGGATCGACGGTCGACAGGATTGACACCCCAGCAACCATCGAACACACAGTTTTGAGATTGTTTGCCTAGCTTGGTGAACTAAGTTATCTAAGATATTTAAAGCATACATTCATTGTGTGAGAGGAGTACATGATTGCTTTTAATGTGAGAAAATTTCATCTGATTTTATGGATGGTAGTTAATAGGCACCACCCACTTTTTTCTTATCAGTTTTATTCTTTACTAGGGTAGCAGGGGTGCCCAGTTACTACTTTTATATAAAACTTCTAAGTTTGTTTCAGAGGAAGAATATTGGAGGGACTTTATTATTCCAATAATTTGAGataaagtttgttttaatatgCATATAATTTATTTCCTTAAATACCATCTTTGGTCACGTATGACTTTGCTTTTCGCCATTGTACTACTTTGTGTCCATGTATTGGTGTTCGCTATGTGAATACAAATTTTGTAGAGACAGAGTGTGAGCTCCATATCTTGATTCGATTGATGTGAAATTTTGAGTCAATAAAGTATGCCCTCTACCGAAACATACGTGTCATCCATTTTTATGATACAATACCTAATATCCCTGCTACTATAAAGTGATAGTTTCATCCTCCCTTAGAAAACAACAACAGAAATCTGGACAAAACCAGTGAGTAAGTTTTTGGCAATGGTTGTGTCCTTCTTCAACAGATTTGCACCAACAAGGGCTTGTGCCTTGCACGGTTCCCCTCTCAATACTCATCACAACAAGTCTTCCTAACCACACAACCACATAAGTATGAGAGACAACTGCACTTTCAGGGAGGCGCCCGTAAAGGAAGGAGAAGTTTGGTCTCCTCTTACTCAGTCTCTTCTCCGTCTCAATGGCTGATGGTCAGGAACACATGATTTGGATGAAGATGCATCTCCAATGGGCTCCCCCATTCCGCACATGTGTGGCCTAAGATGACAATCCACATAGGTTTTGCCATCCAACAGGCTCCCTCATTTTGGCCCAGGTTGTGCAAAATCCATTAGCCCTGTTCCAAATCGAGGGGAGGAGTAGGGAATCTAGACTGTCCACAACAACAACCCAGCTCCACCCCTTAACTTTTTTCCAGACCCCTTCGGTTCCATGTCGAATCCCTTTCCTATACATCATAGTCCTCTCCTTTAAAACCACAACACCACTGCCACCCTCCTTCTGCCATGGAGCCACCTCACCTAAACCATGTGCAACACCTCTGTATCGACACTATGCAGATGTTGCAATCTTCATTAGCCTACACATAATGATGATCCTAAGGCACCACCTTCACATAACGAACATGTTGAAACATGCACCCCATGTGGTGAAATTATCGGTATCATAGCACAAATAATGAAATAATTTGCAACAACAAGGGTGAACATTCACAACAACTCCGAGGAGTCAAATTTAGCAAATGAATATAACTAGGTCTTTCGACCAACGTACAACTCATACAACAGAAGCAAATATACCTTATATAGTTAAGAGTACAAATGGCATCAAGAATGCTTAAGAAAAAGCAAAGGCACCCATATCCCTACCCAGAACATTTTTTGTGGGATAACCAGCTAACATCGTCCATCAATCAACCTGCTTCGTTAATAGTTGTCGATTGGATGGCAGCCATCCAGGGAAAAAAAGTTGAAGTAAGCGAGGTGAGTACTCAGTTGTACTCGCAAGAATTACACACACCTAAAACTAGTTTATGCAACATGTTTCCAAGGAAGGGGAAAGTGATTTGGTGGCAAACATTAAACATTCTACAGAGACATGATATGACCCGCATCTATCA
This portion of the Triticum dicoccoides isolate Atlit2015 ecotype Zavitan chromosome 7A, WEW_v2.0, whole genome shotgun sequence genome encodes:
- the LOC119327752 gene encoding LOB domain-containing protein 18-like; the encoded protein is MSGSSTSASVSVGGRPSGCSGGPCGACKFLRRKCADDCIFAPYFDSEQGVEHFTAVHKVFGASNVSKILNQAPPHKRLDAAITVCYEAKARLRDPIYGCVGDIFALQQRVANLQAEVAFLQAHLTTPQQPSPPPFLSPPYIPMTTEFSISELASLSNVPNTIELSSLFDPSMQWAFQQQHQQPYGQTGEGSGGTGNTNSNGDDLQALARELLDRRSTGLTPQQPSNTQF